The following coding sequences lie in one Thalassoglobus polymorphus genomic window:
- a CDS encoding inositol monophosphatase family protein, translated as MDRTDLLEVATEAARLGGAILQDWAGRFTPREKSPANLVTEADLASEKAIFELISSKFPDHRFLGEEGLLRNEGNSPYRWIIDPLDGTSNYVHKFPYYAVSIGLECDGELIVGVIYDPNRDEMFTAIQGEGAQLNGQKIEVSVIDELSSAMCMASLPIKASRDNKAVRRFLDVLEAAQTVQRTGSAALNLCAVACGRIESFWSTSLKPWDMAAGVLIVREGGGKVTTCEDQEFDVNVPNMLASNGTSLHAEISARLQYAE; from the coding sequence ATGGATCGAACGGACTTACTTGAAGTTGCAACCGAGGCTGCCCGTTTAGGTGGGGCGATTCTTCAAGATTGGGCGGGGCGTTTTACCCCCCGTGAAAAAAGCCCTGCGAATCTCGTGACGGAAGCAGATCTCGCTTCTGAAAAAGCGATCTTTGAACTGATCTCATCAAAGTTCCCTGATCATCGCTTTCTTGGCGAAGAAGGACTTTTGCGGAACGAGGGGAATTCTCCATATCGATGGATCATTGATCCGCTCGACGGCACCTCAAACTATGTTCATAAATTTCCGTATTATGCTGTCTCCATTGGACTTGAGTGCGATGGAGAGCTGATTGTCGGAGTGATTTATGACCCCAATCGAGATGAAATGTTCACCGCGATTCAAGGGGAGGGAGCCCAACTGAACGGACAGAAGATTGAAGTCTCTGTCATTGATGAGCTTTCATCAGCCATGTGTATGGCGAGTTTGCCGATCAAGGCGAGTCGTGACAACAAAGCTGTTCGTCGATTTCTTGATGTTTTGGAAGCGGCGCAGACGGTGCAGCGAACCGGGTCTGCAGCTTTGAATTTGTGTGCAGTGGCCTGTGGGCGAATCGAATCGTTTTGGTCGACCAGCTTGAAGCCGTGGGACATGGCAGCTGGGGTTCTCATCGTCCGTGAAGGAGGGGGGAAAGTCACAACTTGCGAAGATCAGGAGTTCGATGTCAATGTCCCGAACATGCTCGCATCAAATGGAACTTCGTTACACGCCGAAATATCGGCACGATTGCAATATGCTGAATGA